Below is a genomic region from Methanosphaera sp. ISO3-F5.
CAATAATATTAAAAGAGAATCAGTTAACTGAATATGTAGTAAATAATTTTGAGGAAGGAGCTATAGTTGAAATTTCATATAATAGAGTGTTTGTTCCCGGAAAAATTGTGCACGTTTATGATGATGCTACAGTTACTATTCAATTAATGGGTGAATTATTAAATCAAAGGGTGGATATTGATTTTAATGAAGTTAAACACGAGTTATTAGAAATAGTTTATACTTTTAAAGATAAGTCTGTTACATTAATTCTGGAAGATTAAAAAAAAGTTTTAATTGGAAGATTTTGTTTATTCAAGTACTGTATGTCTTGCTTTTAAATCTTCCTCTGTCTGTCCTAAGTTATGCATCATTTGGGCAATTGTTGAATCTAAAAAT
It encodes:
- a CDS encoding DUF2097 domain-containing protein, with product MKVESIILKENQLTEYVVNNFEEGAIVEISYNRVFVPGKIVHVYDDATVTIQLMGELLNQRVDIDFNEVKHELLEIVYTFKDKSVTLILED